Proteins from a single region of Halorubrum sp. 2020YC2:
- a CDS encoding class II fumarate hydratase has translation MGDDYRTEEDSLGEMQVPADAYWGAQTQRAVENFPVSGIGMSRRFVRALGVVKKAAAQANRDLGLVDEDTADAIVAAADEVIAGEHDDQFPVDVFQTGSGTSSNMNANEVIANRAAEIAGAEIGDRVVHPNDHVNYGQSSNDVIPTAMHVAALEAVEKDLVPALETLHAELEAKETEFDGVVKTGRTHLQDATPLRLGQEFGGYRTQVAKGIERAEDVQSNLRELALGGTAVGTGLNTHPEFPELAAEYISDETGTEFREAENHFEAQAAHDAMAEAHGALRTVAGSLNKMANDLRLLASGPRNGLGEVEQPENQPGSSIMPGKINPVVAESVNQVHKQVVGNDAAVSAGAARGEIDLNLYKPVIAHNFLESAELLSNVAATFGERFVAKLEANEEFARERVEQSMALATALNPAIGYDKASKVAKKALAEDKSVREVAVSEGYLTEVEADEVLDPESMTHRVILGDED, from the coding sequence ATGGGTGACGACTACCGCACGGAGGAGGACAGTCTCGGCGAGATGCAGGTGCCGGCGGACGCCTACTGGGGGGCACAGACCCAGCGCGCCGTCGAGAACTTCCCCGTATCGGGCATTGGCATGAGCCGGCGGTTCGTCCGCGCGCTCGGCGTCGTGAAGAAGGCGGCCGCGCAGGCGAACCGCGACCTGGGCCTCGTCGACGAGGACACCGCCGACGCCATCGTCGCCGCCGCCGACGAGGTGATCGCGGGCGAGCACGACGACCAGTTCCCGGTCGACGTGTTCCAGACCGGATCCGGCACCTCCTCGAACATGAACGCCAACGAGGTGATCGCCAACCGCGCGGCCGAGATCGCGGGCGCGGAGATCGGCGACCGCGTCGTCCACCCCAACGACCACGTCAACTACGGGCAGTCGAGCAACGACGTGATCCCGACGGCGATGCACGTCGCCGCCCTCGAGGCGGTCGAGAAGGACCTCGTCCCCGCCTTGGAGACGCTCCACGCCGAGCTCGAGGCCAAGGAGACCGAGTTCGACGGGGTCGTCAAGACGGGGCGGACGCACCTCCAGGACGCCACCCCGCTCCGGCTCGGGCAGGAGTTCGGCGGCTACCGGACGCAGGTCGCGAAAGGGATCGAGCGCGCCGAGGACGTCCAGTCGAACCTCCGCGAACTCGCCCTCGGCGGCACCGCGGTCGGGACCGGGCTCAACACCCACCCCGAGTTCCCCGAACTCGCCGCGGAGTACATCTCCGACGAGACCGGGACAGAGTTCCGCGAGGCGGAAAACCATTTCGAGGCGCAGGCGGCCCACGACGCGATGGCGGAGGCGCACGGCGCGCTCCGCACGGTCGCGGGCAGCCTCAACAAGATGGCCAACGACCTCCGGCTGCTCGCCTCCGGGCCGCGGAACGGCCTCGGTGAGGTCGAACAGCCGGAGAACCAGCCCGGCTCCTCGATCATGCCCGGGAAGATCAACCCGGTCGTCGCGGAGTCGGTCAATCAGGTCCACAAGCAGGTCGTCGGCAACGACGCCGCCGTCTCCGCGGGCGCCGCGCGCGGCGAGATCGACTTGAACCTCTACAAACCGGTCATCGCGCACAACTTCCTCGAATCCGCGGAGCTGCTCTCGAACGTCGCCGCGACGTTCGGGGAGCGCTTCGTCGCGAAGCTGGAGGCCAACGAGGAGTTCGCCCGCGAGCGCGTCGAGCAGTCGATGGCGCTGGCGACCGCCCTGAACCCCGCGATCGGCTACGACAAGGCGAGCAAGGTCGCGAAGAAGGCGCTCGCGGAGGACAAAAGCGTCCGCGAGGTCGCCGTGAGCGAGGGGTACCTCACCGAGGTGGAGGCCGACGAGGTGCTCGACCCCGAGTCGATGACCCACCGCGTCATCCTCGGCGACGAGGACTGA
- the sucC gene encoding ADP-forming succinate--CoA ligase subunit beta, which translates to MKLHEYQAKSLFADAGIPVPDSRLATSVDEALDAVDEIGYPAAIKAQVHVGGRGKAGGIKIATDREEAEQYADEILGMDLKGYTVDQVLVEAGVDFVDELYVGVTMDRGEGKPVLMVSTEGGVNIEEVAEENPDAIAREHVDPAFGLHPYQARKVVYEAGVDADVALDVASILSTLYDLYEENDASEIEVNPVMITGDRDVVAADAVMNIDEDALFRQPDLAEMAEESYEDDLERKAGEYGFDYVRLSGNVGIIGNGAGLVMTTLDLVDYYGGAPANFLDIGGGAKAERVTQALDMVFSDDNVDAVVFNIFGGITRGDEVAKGINEALEQFDEIPKKVVVRLAGTNAEEGMEILNTDLVEVEKTLEDAVQRAVKNAEEVTQ; encoded by the coding sequence ATGAAACTTCACGAATATCAAGCGAAGTCTCTCTTCGCGGACGCCGGGATCCCCGTCCCGGACTCCCGGCTCGCGACGAGCGTCGACGAGGCGCTCGACGCCGTCGACGAGATCGGCTACCCGGCCGCGATCAAGGCGCAGGTCCACGTGGGCGGCCGCGGCAAGGCCGGCGGGATCAAGATCGCGACCGACCGCGAGGAAGCGGAGCAGTACGCCGACGAGATCCTCGGCATGGACCTGAAGGGGTACACCGTCGATCAGGTCCTCGTCGAGGCCGGCGTCGACTTCGTCGACGAGCTGTACGTCGGCGTCACGATGGACCGCGGCGAGGGGAAGCCCGTCCTGATGGTGTCGACCGAGGGCGGCGTGAACATCGAGGAGGTCGCGGAGGAGAACCCCGACGCGATCGCGCGAGAGCACGTCGACCCCGCGTTCGGGCTTCACCCGTATCAGGCCCGGAAGGTCGTCTACGAGGCGGGCGTCGACGCCGACGTGGCGCTCGACGTGGCCTCGATCCTCTCGACGCTGTACGACCTCTACGAGGAGAACGACGCCTCCGAGATCGAGGTCAACCCCGTCATGATCACGGGCGACCGCGACGTCGTCGCCGCCGACGCCGTGATGAACATCGACGAGGACGCGCTGTTCCGCCAGCCCGACCTCGCTGAGATGGCCGAGGAGTCCTACGAGGACGACCTCGAACGCAAGGCCGGCGAGTACGGCTTCGACTACGTCCGCCTCTCGGGCAACGTCGGCATCATCGGCAACGGCGCCGGGCTGGTGATGACGACGCTCGATCTGGTCGACTACTACGGCGGCGCGCCCGCCAACTTCCTCGACATCGGCGGCGGCGCGAAGGCCGAGCGCGTCACGCAGGCGCTCGACATGGTGTTCTCCGACGACAACGTCGACGCCGTCGTCTTCAACATCTTCGGCGGGATCACCCGCGGCGACGAGGTCGCGAAGGGGATCAACGAGGCCTTAGAGCAGTTCGACGAGATCCCCAAGAAGGTGGTCGTCCGGCTCGCCGGCACGAACGCCGAGGAGGGGATGGAGATCTTAAACACCGACCTCGTCGAGGTCGAGAAGACGCTGGAGGACGCGGTCCAGCGCGCGGTGAAGAACGCGGAAGAGGTGACCCAATGA
- a CDS encoding GAF domain-containing protein: MNTGSGDPPSEAGSAAPDASGPVDGAGSRVLFVDDEPGAADLAATHVERLADDTEAVTRTSPDEALDVVREGGVDCVVSDFDMPGCDGLEFLEEVRAIDPGLPFVLFTGKGSEEIASEAITAGVTDYLQKGAGRDRYEMLANSVANALGRRRAERDLREVNDQITAIHRFATELSEVEDVSAVSDRVVAAAEEILEFNRCVVARRRGDRLVPTARSESVSPDEIRAFDVDEGIVGYTARERRTVVVDNVSVDPADPDDLEDPASSGPSTSGGPDHYRVGGRDSLDTTAVADPVSDDVRSAISVPIGKYAVFQAVSDGYAAFDDRDVEFAELIASHAANAIERIETETALRTERDRLAALFDNLPLPMARTVVGADGERTLAQTNEAFLETFGYDAETSAYEEVVDGVVPPDPTRFDHEELIAADEPTRLDVRRRTTDGLREFILHAIPVVQPEASVVYSIYADIDEQKRVERTLRKLHATTRGMFDGDDREEIAGVAARAAIDILEFPNSGVRLYDPEANVLRPTAISEEATEVFGARPAFGPGDGRVWEAFDSGQPVVVDDLHAVDTAVGYGDLRSLLAVPLGNHGVMPLGSREPDFFDETDLQLARVLAANVTVALDHAERTEQLRDRDAALQREIDRLEKFAGLVSHDLRNPLNVASGGTDLARSLTDDPAVLDELDRISDAHERMTQLIDDLLALARQGRTVDEIESVPLDAAAERAWRTVDTEGATLDVSSATSAVDADPERLRTLFENLFTNSVEHGSTGSRAKPGDSVEHGSTGDGLTVSVGSLPDGFYIADDGTGFDIDPDEATSYGRSSTPGGTGFGLAIVREVAAAHGWEMSIDGDDGARFEFRTDN; the protein is encoded by the coding sequence ATGAATACAGGTTCCGGCGATCCACCGTCCGAGGCCGGTTCGGCCGCGCCCGACGCGTCGGGACCGGTCGACGGCGCCGGAAGCCGCGTCCTGTTCGTCGACGACGAGCCGGGGGCGGCCGACCTCGCCGCGACCCACGTCGAACGGCTCGCGGACGACACCGAGGCGGTCACCCGGACGTCGCCGGACGAGGCGCTCGACGTGGTCCGCGAGGGGGGCGTCGACTGCGTCGTCAGCGACTTCGACATGCCGGGCTGTGACGGGCTCGAGTTCCTCGAGGAGGTCCGTGCGATCGACCCCGGACTCCCGTTCGTGTTATTCACCGGGAAGGGGAGCGAGGAGATAGCGAGCGAGGCGATCACGGCCGGCGTCACCGACTACCTCCAGAAGGGGGCCGGCCGGGACCGCTACGAGATGCTGGCGAACAGCGTCGCGAACGCGCTCGGCCGCCGCCGCGCCGAGCGCGACCTCCGCGAGGTGAACGACCAGATCACCGCGATCCACCGGTTCGCGACCGAGCTCTCGGAGGTCGAGGACGTGTCGGCGGTGTCCGACCGCGTCGTCGCCGCGGCCGAGGAGATCCTGGAGTTCAACCGGTGCGTCGTCGCCCGCCGCCGGGGGGACCGACTGGTCCCGACCGCCCGGTCCGAGAGCGTCTCGCCCGACGAGATCCGCGCGTTCGACGTCGACGAGGGGATCGTCGGCTACACGGCCCGGGAGCGGCGGACCGTCGTGGTGGACAACGTCAGCGTCGACCCGGCGGACCCGGACGACTTGGAGGACCCGGCGAGCTCCGGGCCCTCGACTTCCGGCGGCCCGGACCACTACCGGGTGGGCGGACGCGACTCCCTCGACACGACCGCGGTGGCGGACCCGGTCTCCGACGACGTTCGGTCCGCGATCAGCGTACCGATCGGTAAGTACGCGGTGTTTCAGGCGGTGTCGGACGGCTACGCCGCCTTCGACGACCGCGACGTGGAGTTCGCGGAGCTGATCGCGTCACACGCCGCGAACGCGATAGAGCGGATCGAGACGGAGACCGCGCTCCGGACCGAGCGCGACCGACTGGCGGCGCTCTTCGACAACCTCCCGCTCCCGATGGCCCGGACGGTCGTCGGCGCGGACGGCGAGCGGACGCTGGCGCAGACGAACGAGGCCTTCCTGGAGACGTTCGGCTACGACGCCGAGACGTCGGCGTACGAGGAGGTGGTCGACGGGGTCGTCCCGCCCGACCCGACGCGGTTCGACCACGAAGAGCTGATCGCCGCCGACGAGCCGACCCGGCTCGACGTCCGGCGACGGACGACGGACGGGCTCCGGGAGTTCATCCTCCACGCGATCCCCGTCGTCCAGCCGGAGGCGTCGGTCGTCTACTCCATCTACGCCGACATCGACGAGCAGAAGCGCGTCGAGCGGACGCTCAGGAAGCTCCACGCGACGACCCGAGGGATGTTCGACGGCGATGACCGGGAGGAGATCGCCGGAGTGGCCGCCCGCGCGGCGATCGACATCCTCGAGTTCCCGAACAGCGGCGTCCGCCTGTACGACCCGGAGGCGAACGTCCTCCGTCCGACGGCCATAAGCGAGGAGGCCACCGAGGTCTTCGGCGCCCGACCGGCGTTCGGGCCGGGAGACGGCCGGGTCTGGGAGGCGTTCGACTCCGGGCAGCCGGTCGTCGTCGACGACCTCCACGCGGTCGACACCGCGGTCGGCTACGGCGACCTCCGGAGCCTCCTCGCGGTGCCGCTCGGGAACCACGGCGTCATGCCGCTCGGCTCGCGCGAGCCGGACTTCTTCGACGAGACCGACCTCCAACTGGCCCGCGTCCTCGCCGCGAACGTCACGGTCGCGCTCGACCACGCCGAGCGGACCGAACAGCTACGCGACCGCGACGCCGCCCTTCAGCGGGAGATCGACCGGTTAGAGAAGTTCGCCGGGCTGGTCTCGCACGACCTCCGGAACCCGCTCAACGTCGCGTCGGGAGGGACCGACCTGGCTCGGTCGCTGACCGACGACCCGGCCGTCCTCGACGAGCTCGACCGGATCAGCGACGCCCACGAGCGGATGACCCAACTGATAGACGACCTCCTCGCGCTGGCGCGACAGGGACGGACGGTCGACGAGATCGAGTCCGTTCCGCTCGACGCGGCCGCCGAGCGGGCGTGGCGGACCGTCGACACCGAGGGCGCGACGCTCGATGTCTCGTCTGCGACGTCCGCGGTCGACGCCGACCCGGAGCGGCTCCGAACGCTCTTCGAGAATCTGTTCACGAACAGCGTGGAACACGGTTCCACGGGCAGTCGGGCGAAGCCCGGCGATAGCGTCGAGCACGGCTCGACCGGCGACGGTCTCACCGTCTCCGTGGGGTCGCTCCCGGACGGGTTCTACATCGCGGACGACGGGACCGGATTCGACATCGATCCGGACGAGGCGACGAGCTACGGGCGGTCGAGCACGCCGGGCGGGACCGGGTTCGGGCTCGCGATCGTGCGCGAGGTCGCGGCCGCACACGGCTGGGAGATGTCTATCGACGGCGACGACGGCGCCCGTTTCGAGTTCCGGACGGACAACTGA
- the sucD gene encoding succinate--CoA ligase subunit alpha has translation MSIFVDDDTRVVVQGITGGEGKFHAGQMIEYGTNVVAGAVPGKGGQEVDGVPVYDTVDEAVEAEDADASVVFVPPAFAADAVFEALDTDLDLAVAITEGIPTQDMAKVNKRLSETDTRLLGPNCPGIITPGEAKLGILPGNIFSEGNVGLVSRSGTLTYQVVDNLTERGLGQSTAIGIGGDPIIGTSFVDALEAFEADSDTDAVVMCGEIGGEDEEQAAKFIGEHMDTPVAGFIAGRTAPPGKRMGHAGAIVSGSGTGTAQSKIDALNDAGVPVGDTPEEVADHVEDFL, from the coding sequence GTGAGCATTTTCGTCGACGACGACACCAGAGTAGTGGTCCAGGGGATCACCGGCGGGGAAGGGAAGTTCCACGCCGGCCAGATGATTGAGTACGGCACCAACGTCGTCGCCGGCGCGGTGCCCGGCAAGGGCGGGCAGGAGGTCGACGGCGTCCCGGTGTACGACACCGTCGACGAGGCCGTCGAGGCGGAGGACGCGGACGCCTCCGTGGTCTTCGTGCCGCCGGCGTTCGCCGCCGACGCGGTGTTCGAGGCGCTCGACACCGACCTCGACCTCGCGGTCGCGATCACGGAGGGAATCCCGACGCAGGACATGGCGAAGGTGAACAAGCGCCTGAGCGAGACGGACACGCGCCTGCTCGGCCCGAACTGTCCCGGGATCATCACGCCCGGCGAGGCGAAGCTCGGCATCCTCCCCGGCAACATCTTCTCGGAGGGGAACGTCGGGCTGGTCTCGCGGTCGGGCACGCTCACCTACCAGGTCGTCGACAACCTCACCGAGCGCGGGCTCGGCCAGTCGACCGCCATCGGCATCGGCGGCGACCCGATCATCGGGACCTCCTTCGTCGACGCCCTGGAGGCGTTCGAGGCCGACTCCGACACCGACGCCGTCGTGATGTGCGGCGAGATCGGCGGGGAGGACGAGGAGCAGGCCGCGAAGTTCATCGGGGAGCACATGGACACGCCGGTCGCCGGCTTCATCGCCGGGCGGACCGCCCCGCCGGGCAAGCGCATGGGCCACGCCGGCGCCATCGTCTCCGGCTCCGGCACGGGCACCGCGCAGTCGAAGATCGACGCGCTCAACGACGCGGGCGTTCCCGTCGGTGACACCCCCGAAGAGGTCGCCGACCACGTCGAGGACTTCCTCTGA